aaccatcattataaattatggttatataaatgtacaatattaaatattagtcatttaataaaactgttgtattaaataagattaaaattaaccagtaatttattattatttaattaatatatattatactcataagatataatataaataattaaagcgaaatttttataaagcttttcccccttgaaaagaaatgaaacaaaatttgcaaaaccaactgcaattatttaatgattttagaacaattttcataactttacCTATTGAAGCCAttcattattaaactaaatatcgttcatttatttttgtttgtaatgaggaacaaaaaaatttttacatgaatattaaactattttcctTAACTGTTTATATTGTAAGTAATTAGACGACCTAAATgcatctgaaaatttaatagaagGGTGAAGAgtctttatttcatatttcttaaaaatagatcCTGCTAAATCAGggcatatttattattagtttattattacgTATATTACTGATTGTATTTAACTTCCGTGTGTTTCATCTATGCAtccataaaatatcaaaattcaataagaaattaatttaaagatgtcccgaatactttatttatataacatgTTTAATAgcatcgaattaaaaaaaaaagtccttcgctctattaattacaaaaaattattttaccttttaaaacattttttcaaaattaaaatttggagcATATGTCACgcaaaatgatttcaaaaatgtatgcttacataaataaaagtaagtggtagaattttaatagcattttatgaaaaaaatgttttttttaatttaaagtgtgcattttaagatataaatgtTGAAATCGTTACGTGTGCCATTTATTTTAGGCcttatatgagaaaaaaaaattaatttattctaaactcTTGCAACTTTAGGGATATTATGAGCAATTAATTACTGTCATTCATTAATatctctttaaatttcttttttatagaaaactttGTATATAAATTACCTTGAATATAGTTTtctagaataattaaaattctagcatgtaaatacatattattagatatttgaaataaaacttttgtttttaagactTTCAAGATCCATTCTCCCCTTAAAAAAcgaaggtattttttaaattacaaaaagaaaagtttgttgGCTATTCAGGAGGTCAACAAAAGTaaccacaaaaaaataataaaaataaaagtgttggGGTTATTATCCTTCACCTTCAGAAATACCTTACTTGTTagtagaatttttatgaaagctcttagaatcaaaatttttcttcggaTGCGAGGAGGGAAATTTACGATTCCAAATAATCTCATAGTTTTCGGAATCTTGAAGTTCAAAGAACGCAATGGGTCAAAAAATATGGCTGTGTGGGGAGAGGGGGGTAAGAAAATATTGGAGAAATAAACTACGGAAGGAAGGGAGGATGATTTCGCTTTTTTCTGAAGTATTTGTTGTCCTAATCATTACGGTCGGGCGGTTTTGTTCCTTGAAATGTGACATCAACGAACTTGTCAACAAAGAGAGGAAACAAAGGGAAAAGGGCTTATAAAAAAAGACTACTACCACAGAACAACATGATAATATCGAGTGCCTCTCTTCCAACGCCTCGAAATGAAATTTCAAGTAAGtaagatttgaattttcttttattgaatgaaagggtggcgtattttttttttaaataaattagcattattttGGTGGATCAttcatttgatttgattttaatagcGCACTATTGTGAGTTGATATATAGTGGGAAACGGTCAGAAAAACTGGTTCGACGTTGTAGTACAACAAGGTAcaaatttactgtaaatttgATTAAGGTGTTAAATAGAACCAACAGTTTCCACTTAAGTTGGACCCTATACTATCGTATCATCAAGATTTGCTCAGAATGGCAACCAATTAATAAGATTGCAACAAATGTAATCATAGTTCATCACGCTACGAAATTTTTAAGAGTGTAATTACCGTATGGTAATTGGAAAATCCGGCTATTTGGCAGTTTGCCGTCGTTTTGCAGTGCTCCATGCTGATTGGAAAAGTCTCCATTACTTTTCTATACTGTCTGGATTTAAGTATTTTAGGTTTATTGCAATCAGCTCATATGCCTTTAGgctgattataaaataagttaaggATTTTCAATCAGTCTAAATCTGTTTAGGCtgaaagcaatgaaaaatttacagaattaactcacttatatttatttggtgctttataagaaaattaaagaaaaaacgttctttttatctttattttaagagttGAAATGATTCACAACTACTTGCTACACACTGGtgctagtttaaattttaaattattctttttgtttgaattaCCTTTTAATAATCCTTTGCTTCTCGCAGCTTATTCAAATCAGTATTCATTTCTCTGGGACTGATTGTAAAAAAGTTAACATAAGCCAAGCTATCtgagttttgaataatttattttattatcagccTAAGAATCAGTAGGTACATTGCAATAAGTCTGAATGCCAGTCGGAATAACTAAAAAACTCTGGAGATATTCCAAATTCTTCAAACAAAGCAAAATGATCGCAACCTTTTTTTAAGAGAAggattgattttgattatttctaaatGGGATTTACTGTGGAAGCGGATAATTTAAATGATGAGAATGTGTTCActttcagtgaaaaaaattccatgattATAATAGAATTATATACCTATAATACCATGATTATAATACAATAGATTCCCCATGTATTATAATAGAAATAGCTTGTTTATATATTAAGCAtaggtatatatttatatttattattaagaagccaaatattttcttcaatagaTGATTTCAACTGACGCTTAACTTATGCAGTGTAGAGtagatgctttttaaaataaattccaaagaaagaataatttaaaatttaaacttactcTAGAAAAATGAgcagtgaataatttttattgtcaaaaaaaagGTGAAACAACACTTTTAACTAAAGTAAAACAACAGTGTCGAAAATATTATCCAAaccttatatttatttgtattttgataattttactaaacaaaCTTGTACGACTGAACGTGCTTCTGAAAATTTTGCATTCCTAATTACTGTTTGCAATTTAATCAcagaaatgtaaaagaaaatctaacaaattattattgaagatAATGAGATGCACTTGCATAATCTGATTATTATTACCGAGACTTTGAGATACACTTCCTTTAGAAATGTTAAAGTTATTGCATACGTAATCATAATTTTGCGAAATTTatctacaaaaatttatatgctgtatttaaatagtaatataacTTGCgacatatacatttatttatttaagtaggTAACACtgttgacataatttttttactctactAGGAAGCCCTCTCACCAATTCCCATAACTGCTTCTCATTCACCATTTTTCGTCCTCCATAAAAGTCCCCCTTTTTTACAGAAACGCCTaacattttatagataaaatatacaaCTGTTGTAGCTTAAGGTAAgaccattttattaatatattaatcgtAAGGAAATGagtgtatttaaaaagaaatcaactgtagttggaaaaaaaatttaactcagaAATACAGATTTTGTAACTCAATACAAAATTAGTAAGTAGTAAATTTACTCATCAACGAGGCTTATCTCATGTTAAATTAGAAAACggtttttatttctcttgaattattttttttaaaattcaactaaatgttaagatttatatctggcaataaataatttctgtcccttcattttgtttttgttgcttTAACACTTTAGATTAGAAATCTCAAGAACGATAAATAAATTTCCTGAtaacaatggataaatagtcCAAATTTAGAGCAAAAAAGTGAGTCAAGATAACGTAAAAAAGAATTGCAAAGACAAATTggacttttgaaaaaaaacttacgtttacaattaaaaatagccCGTTCGTCACGTAAATTTTAACTGCGCAGTTACATTTCTGTGAGTTTCAGAGTGAccctcataatatttttaagacaaattaagCACATAATAATACCCAAACTAATcgtcaaatgttatttttcattctgtttAACCCCTTGAACATTTTTGTAACCCTAAATTATTCAAGTCTTTTAAGTGCGCAGGAaaagttcaagaaaaaaagtaccTAAAATTGCTATAACTTTGACacaagttgaaattttgaagggaaaaaaatactaattcatgaaaaaaagggCTCCTTCATTAAGTTTAACTTTGCATTTGCATTTATGTGATTTGAAAAGTAGGTATTTGTCACAAgcttaacagttaataatttccGAACTAATAATCGAATGTCAAATTTCATCACACTCCCTGTACCTTAATTTCAACTTTCTAAATGTGAAAGCTTTtgttacgaaaaataaaatgtaacgtaaGATTGAACACTCAAAACAACGTCACTTTAGATATTTTAGTACAATAATCAACTTTAAAGAAACTGTAAACGAGATTTCGCCAATTGAAGTCACTTGCAGGAAATGGaatcaaaagaaatgaattaaaaataaattattagactaataaaatctaagaaaaatattttcatgtaaaatatgGAAAGTAGTACACATTGCTGACTTTCGaaagaaatgtaataatttagcACCATGTGAGACataactttatttcaagttGATTACATTGATTTCTTGAGTTATTATATTGGTACGaatgaattcatttaaaaaactcataaaaacacgaatatgtaaatttttatgattaatgttTATAAGGTTGTAGAAGCATAATAACGTCATGAATTTTCTTTCTGATACAACAAACAATAAACACAGGACAACAAACAATAAAtacataacaaataataaatacaggAGATGAGTGCATTACGAAgtttaaagtttgaaacaaaTCTGTTGATCGATATTATGCTATGACATTCCGTTATTATGATACACAACTAAACtcattacttaaaaattctGCTCTAcattaatgaagtttaaaaaaattacaacttttaatttaaaaatgctcaaCATTTTCACTGAAAGtcaacattatttttagaagtaCTTAGCGTCTTCTATTGttcatttttcaatacaatGAAATGTTTTGAAGCTTTAATCATAAAAGACATATTTCCACAGCTAagcctgaaatatttttgctttcgaGTATTTTTTTAGTGAAGAATAAGAAAgagcttttatttttcctacaatatgaaattttccaaaaatatgcaataaacaCTCAATGAGCTCATTCTCTCTTTAGTACACCATTGAGTCCCTGAGTTTAACTTAAATTAGAGagctatgaaaaattaaatacctaaCTTAATATCAAGAGTAACATAGCAGTACTTTACCCAATTAAAAAAGAGAGcacaaaacctttaaaaaaactctaaaattcTTTAAGCGTTTTGGCACAAAATACCgcagttttattaataaaaattaaagtttttgttgtgttattttttctttaagaaatcttcttaaaaataggaaaattccTTTAGATTTCCGTAATAAAAGTGATGGAATTTTGTGTTTAAACACTTAAGGATTTCTggagtttgtttgtttgttttttttttcttttaaacctttgtgctgaaattttttcaaaagttttcaaggaattttgaaatagttaatataaaaattttgaaaaataatataaactctTTAAAAAGCAGTTAATGTAAACATTTCGAGTTAATTCACTTCAAATTATAAGAATCGTGTGTTAGTTGCTTAAAAATGTCATCACTTATTAAAATCTCAATCTGAATAATTTCTTACTAAGAGCAAACCTAaagatttaatacttttaaaaatgttcaactagttttgagtttaaacagacataaaaataaacgaCAAATACGACAAAAGACGGAATGCGCAACCTAACAAACcctaaaaatagtttcaaaattaaacatgcGGAGGAAACGGCCCTACTGTCGAAAAAAGAAGTCAATGAAATATCGCTGTCAACGAGGTATCCctttgtcgacgaaatgacttgtcgTCGAAACGATACTGTCGACGAAGAAGTTGTCAAAAGGGCACTATCGACGAAACGACCCAGTCAACTGAAATGACTTGTCGCTGAAATGACCTGTCAACGAAACGACCCTGTTGACGAAGTGACCTAGTCAATGAAATGATCTGTTAATGAAGTCGTGTCAATGAAATGGTCTGTCGATAAAGTGATTGTTGCCGAaattagagcccctgaattagacatttttgtttttcattttacaacttaattttgcaatgaaaattaaattttttaaacatttgttttattataattattttatcaagaaCTTCAATTATTTCCGCGTAAAAtgagatacattttttaaaatccattcattctatccttagatatttattttttaaataaaaatagctttaaaatttaattgttaatatcttgtaaaataaattaaataagaaaaatcttttttggctattgttttgtataatatatactttctaaagagcaacaaaaaatttaaaagttatgataTCAAATTTTGGGTGTTactgctattaaaattttgactcttttccaattttttttcggcTGTGGAACCCTAATTGATTGACTTCTTTTTGGTGGATCCCCCGCATTAGTTTATCGAATATATTggctaaaaaattcaattctcaaatcATCGTTATACAACACAGTTCAACATAAATCATGAGTCTAGAAATTGGCTATTCAACAATCTATAAACAACTTTCTTTTCTGCATTTTCTCCGAGTACTGTAGAtgtcatacatattttaattagattttctgCAATGGCGCTTGGTTTCCGAGTAGAATTTCAGGATTGGTCAATCCTGAAATTTTACAGGAATGCTGTTCTTGTTACGTTTTCGTTATAGATTTCTGTGTATCctaaataagttaaattctCTGAACCCCTGAATATCTTTCACAGAGCCCTAGGATTCCGCGGAACACCTTTTGAGAGCCACTATTCTGTGGTACAAATAAAATCTGACAGTTATAAGCTAACcttgaataagtttttatacCTCTTCTTGCTAGTTAACGATATTGCACTAAGTTTCAGCCAATACTCTACTTTTCTCTGTTCTTCCCTCAAGGGATTAGGAAAATTCCGTAATGGGTTAGACTCCGTATAGATAACCaatttaatgttattgttttccaaaactaatttcaataatcgagcgataaattatttcataataatgaaCTGCAcactatattttagtttataaactagcattaccattaaaaattagaatttctgaGAAAGTCaaacattaacatttattattcctACAAATAAAGAccacaatgtatttttttttcattttctctaaaattgttTCACCTATTCAGAATTCTGGCCATCGAAATTAATTTCGTTTCATTATTGCAATGCTCATCAAAATGTATTacttatctaaaattaattttggctcacagcaattaaatatatatttgcttgttatggagtaaattagttttaaactgtcattgattattttttttctttacacacataacaattttgttttttatttactttacttgcacaattattataatactcTTAATTCTTTCAGGTTGTAAAATTGCTCCTTCTTACTGTATTTTTGAAGGTCTCTTCATCGTTTCCTACATACAAAGGTGTTTTATATGGTTACTTCAATCCAGAAATTTCTGTTAGAATTGGAAAGCAAATGCCACCACACAATGAGCCTGATGCGGTGCTCATAAATGTTGGTGGAAATCAGCCAAGGGGTCAACCAGGATACGGACCTCCAGGTGGACCAAACCCTTTTGGACCTCCAAATAGACCTGGAATATTTAATCAACCAGGTACCCCATGGACATTCGGACAACCGGGAACACCTGGCGTATTTGGACAGCCTGGTTTCCCTGGAACATTTGGTGGACCAAATGGACATCCTGATCTAGCGCAACCAGGCAGCCCAGGTGTAAATCCGACTGTTTTTGGATTTCCTGGAAACCCTGGAGTCTATGGTCAACCAGGTAATCCTGGAGTCTACGGACATCCAAATAATCCTGGAATTTATGGACAGCCAGGTAATCCAGGAGTTTTTGGACAACCAGGTAATCCAAACATCTATGGACAACCCGGTATATTTAATTCACCAGAAGGACCCAATACTTTCGGATCTCCTGATGAACCAGGAGTATTCTTAAATAATCCAAATAAGTTTGGAAACCCAGGTGGATCAAATGGATTCGGTGGAATTCCAGGAACGGTTCAACCTGGTTCGTTTGTACCCGGAAGGAATCCTAATAATATTTTGCCAAGAAGATTTGTTCCCGGAGAATTCATGCCCGAAAATGCAGGGGGAGTTCCACCAAGAGGAATCTTTCCTCCAACAGATAAAGACCCATCTAGATCCGGAAACTATCCGAGCAGACGTAATGGGGGACGTGAAGTATATGATGACCCGGCTGCTGAATTTTTTCCAATCATAGACAGGACATCTTGAAGGCACTAgatggtatattttttttaattgggagAACAATATTTTGTTGGTGGCGAACAAATTTTATGGATTACAGGAAAAAAGCTGGAGTGTTCCtaaatactgaaatattataagaaaaaacgatgtaAAAATGACGACAAATTAtcttttctgcatttttattctacttttatttattcgttttacattttaaataaatcttttaagtttttaaatttcatttaatttatttattttagtactctctaaaataaataagaataatttggaaacaaaaaaatacaatccattacttaatttattgttaaatttcagtgttttgctattttatgttttttattgcagaattcctctattttaaaaacattccccgatatgtttgtttttgttttctgatattataatttaagcaaTGGTGCCTACATAGAGAAATTGAACAATAGAGCAACACTATTgcaaaatcagtaaaaattgaTCAActaaaacactgaaaaaaattaggaactCACAAGTgcagatacaattacaattagaGCCGATGCAAGTGATCGAGAATTCTGGAATTATCATAACGTCATTGTTGTAATctcaaattgaaaaacaaacagGCTTGATTTCTTTGACAACAAATGCAATCCCTGTTGCCATATAAAGCATACCAactacatttttcaataaaaaattcacaatttgcGTGTTTCACTCATCTATTTGGACTTCTGTTACGTATGATAGAgcagaatt
This window of the Parasteatoda tepidariorum isolate YZ-2023 chromosome 4, CAS_Ptep_4.0, whole genome shotgun sequence genome carries:
- the LOC107450183 gene encoding cuticle collagen 2C isoform X2, translated to MPPHNEPDAVLINVGGNQPRGQPGYGPPGGPNPFGPPNRPGIFNQPGTPWTFGQPGTPGVFGQPGFPGTFGGPNGHPDLAQPGSPGVNPTVFGFPGNPGVYGQPGNPGVYGHPNNPGIYGQPGNPGVFGQPGNPNIYGQPGIFNSPEGPNTFGSPDEPGVFLNNPNKFGNPGGSNGFGGIPGTVQPGSFVPGRNPNNILPRRFVPGEFMPENAGGVPPRGIFPPTDKDPSRSGNYPSRRNGGREVYDDPAAEFFPIIDRTS
- the LOC107450183 gene encoding collagen alpha-1(X) chain isoform X1, producing the protein MKFQVVKLLLLTVFLKVSSSFPTYKGVLYGYFNPEISVRIGKQMPPHNEPDAVLINVGGNQPRGQPGYGPPGGPNPFGPPNRPGIFNQPGTPWTFGQPGTPGVFGQPGFPGTFGGPNGHPDLAQPGSPGVNPTVFGFPGNPGVYGQPGNPGVYGHPNNPGIYGQPGNPGVFGQPGNPNIYGQPGIFNSPEGPNTFGSPDEPGVFLNNPNKFGNPGGSNGFGGIPGTVQPGSFVPGRNPNNILPRRFVPGEFMPENAGGVPPRGIFPPTDKDPSRSGNYPSRRNGGREVYDDPAAEFFPIIDRTS